The Ptiloglossa arizonensis isolate GNS036 chromosome 2, iyPtiAriz1_principal, whole genome shotgun sequence sequence GGAAACGTGCAAGGTGAAAGTGGAAGCACGAAATATCGTCCGGTGGTGTTCGGTCtcggtcgatcgttcgtcgcACCGAGTCGTTCGAGCGTAATCGTATGCGTCACGTGCGTCTGCGTCTGCCGCTAATGACGGATCATTTTGCAACATTGCTTCGACCGACGTTCGACAACATCGTTCTCAGGAGGCAGATACACCATTTGAAAATTGCGGCGCCGCTTGCAACCTGTATAAACAATCGGCCATTACGCACCGTTATACGATAATCGTGCTTGACGTCAAATATTAAATGATTTCGCTGCGTGAATCAGGCTGTTTAAATTGTCCGGCTTGATTGAATGATGGCCGCTCCTCTAAGTTGGCCGACAACCACTTCACCGTAAATAAGATGGTACCCCATTCTCTGTATAAGAGTCGCCtcgttatacagggtgttcgatTTCCATGCCGCTCGCACCGACTCGCCTTTGGTCTTTGCGACGATTCGACCTCGCGACCTTGGGATCCCTCCAGCCCCGAAATTGCAAcctctcgaatattcgaacgtccTCTTtcgacgaacggacggacgggcAACGTTACTGGATCGCACGAATTGTGAAACTTTCTCGTCCGGTACGCGTTACGAACTCTTTTGAAACTTTTGGCATCCGGTTCGGTATCGCCGGAGAAGAATTCGGAAACGTTCTCTGTCATTTTCCATCTCGGTTGCCAATTCGACGTTAACGTTCGACTTCGGTCGCGACGATCGTTACGCCGCGATCCGCAGAGACGATTAACGGGAACGTTGCACGCGTTTGTCGTACCCTTGCAACGTCAGTGGATCGTGTATCGTAACAGCGATACGAATTTCGAGGGTTCACCGACGCGCGAGTAAATGCCTTTTCTTGTGTAGGTCCATCGTGTAACAACCTCGACGTTATCGTTATCGGCTGGCGACGATAACCTACGTTCCTCGTTCGATAAAGGAGAATATTCCTGGACGAGTGATACCCTGGTCGATGCGTAGGTCGATATCACGGGAGGGTTCGCGGGACGTTTCGCGTATCGCGCTCACCGCAGACCCGATATCGCGCTTTCGAAAGGGTTCCTCGTTCCACGATTCTCGCAACGAGTTTCCACCGTTGCTTCGATAACCGTTCGCTCCGGCGAGTTCGCAAAGGACTCCGAATGGTAAATCGCGCGATAAATTCAGAAGTCGTTCTCGTATTTGCACGACTCTTTCGCACTGGAGCGCGGAGCGTACCGCGCGTACCGCGATCACGTGCCGCGTAGACACGCACGTAACGAGACGTGCAAATTAAAGTAACGAACAGTTTGGTTATCCGTCGAGCCACTAACGGCTTTAGTTATGGTTTTCGCGATCGGGAGGCACGACCGATCGTCGCCGACTGTCAATTATAAATAAACGTAACAGTACCTCCCGTGGTCAAGAAGGAAAGGTATGCCGACGGTAATGCATATCGAATCGTTCCCCTTTTCCAACGTTCGGAACGTACTTTCTAACGACGACTCGCGACGTAAATCGAAACGGACTCGAAACATCGATCTCGCGAAGGTTTCGAAAAGTAGACGCCGTGGTCGTCGATCGTGAGCGcctgcgcgcacgcgcgcacgcttCGATATCCCTGAAACGCTGCAACTGGACTTTCGCCGTTGCGATCGGTACGCCTCTTGGTCTTCGAATCGGTGAACTTTCGTTCGGTGAAATACAACTCGCTGCCGCGACTTTCTACGCTCGTACGGTGAATTATTAATCGCGCACCAGAGCCAGTGGGTCGTTCCCGCGGTCTTCGAACGGTCGACTttgatcgatttttttccaatttctcaCGAGCATCCCGCGCGCGCTATGGTAACCGGCCAAGCGTTGCGGATAAAACGCGGCACGGACGCGGAGACGCGATCCGCGCAATCGCGGTCTTTCCCGTCTCGCGTACGATTCGTTTCAACGATCCTGAGAAATTTAATGGGTCTCGGTACGTTATCGCCGCCGTTCCATCACGCAACGCGCTCGTGTATGCCCGAAGCGCGCGACTCGGTGCCGTTGCACTTGCGCGCGCGCGAACGGATCAGATCCGTCGATACAACCGAATCGTCTCGGATGTCCGTTTTCGTTTCGGACGCGTATCTTCCGCGTTCCCGCGGAGACTCGACGAAGACTCGCTTCGACGAATCGTTCAACGAGAATTTTCATCGCTTTTTccaacgatttctttcttcgatcgaaacgacctTGATGGATTACCGACTCATTTATTTCAGGTTGGGCGGTAAATTTACAACATCGTCGAATCACGGTAGAGACAGACCGCTTAAGTAGGAGATACATATCGTCGAAAAAGTTTCGTAAGTACATTTCAAGCTTCCAATCGTTAGTGTtcgtacacatatatatatatatatatatatatatatatatatattactctaTAAATAATCGGCTTACGCGCTGCGTGTCGGCACTAAGTAATTCCGTTAATACTAGACCAGTGGGACGTTGGTTGAACGACCAAGGTTTTTCCGTGTTTTCCACGGTGTCGAACAGGGAAACGTTAAAGGTAAATTGACTAGAGACACTTACGTAGAGAATAAAAAGCACGAGCCTTCTTGATTGTCTAAGCTAATGCGTGGAATATACCGTTACGGCGCGCTGGTTACCGTGCACGAGTTACATATGctataaataatgtataaataCATCTGTTAGGTATCTTCGTTTTGTACGTACGGGTCTTGCTTTGGTACATCGTGTACCGAGGGCGAAGGAAAATCATATCGATGCGCGCACGACGGCTGACCACCGGCCAGTTGTTCGTTCGTTAATCGACCGACCGGCCTGACCGTGTAATTGTTCGGGTGGGACGTCGATCGGATGCCGCAATGAAACGTGATTGTCGAGTCGATTGATCGTGGAAATAAAACGCGTGGTTTTATTTCGATCGTAGGGTACGGAAACTTGACCTACATTATCCGAATCGTTGAACACCGCGGGTTAGACTGGCCCGAATAACATTGGAAACGAGTCGTCCCGGTAGTAGCGTATTCCCGCGAGAGCGTCGCTCGGTACGGAAgcgtcgcgacgaaacgatcgggCTGGGTCGGTCGCACTTCCGTTCGTCGCGCGAAACTCCCCGAAAATCGATCTCGGCTCCGCTCGCACTCGTTCAACGCGGCCGGCACTGTATTTCCACACGGAGGATGATCGTGCTCGGTCTCGATCGACCGGAGCATCGAAAACTCGATCGGTCGGCTCGAAAAGAATTCGAAACGGAGATCCCACAACGGACGGAAACCCCCTAATCCAATCGTCCTCCCGGATAGTAAATCAACGGGGCGGTCGCGTCCCATCCGTCGATCTCCTCGTTGGATTGGGCGGCTCTCTTTTGACAATTCAAGATCAGAGAGCCGTGTTTGGGACTACTGGGCGCGGACCTGCAGCTCGTCTGAGCGAATCCTGCCGATCCGAGACGGAAGCTCTTGTTCCCCGCTCGCGAGAAATAACACTCGTTCCCGATCGTCCAGGTGTTTCGCGCGTTCATCGCCTCGGATCGCAGCCGCTGCAACGCCAAGTCCTTCGCGTCGATCTGCGTCTCTTGATCGAACAGCTTCTCGACGCAGGGACACGAATTGCTCGAGGATCTCCAGCTCTCCGTGCACAACGGTCTGCTCGCGCAAGAGAGTTTTGGCTTGCACGGGCTGTTGTCGACTATCGCCTCGAGCTGACTGTTCGCTCTCGAACACTTTTGATCCAGGTGATCCGAGCTGGCGAACCGCAACCGTTTCGGCGACTCGCTGGAACACCTCATGAAGGTGGACCTCACCAGTGACTTGTTCTTCAGGGAGCTTCTCGGTATCAGTGGATTGTTCGCGGTGCTGTTCCTCTTCGAGCAACCGCTTCGTCGGCTCTCGCGTTGCACGTTCCTTTCCTCCCTCAAAATCGGATCCTCGCCGATCAGCCAATAGGTCAGACGTTCGCCTTTTCCTTTCATGGAGATCATACCTCTTTCCCCGAGGCTGAATCCGGTCAGTTGGTCCAGCAACTCTTTCGTTTCGCTGCTGCAGTGAATTTTTAACgctgaaacgaaaaagaaatggaaggaaaatatatatatagaggaAAAGTAACGATCGCGTACGTCGGTTTCGCGTTGGTGGATCGCGCGCGGTACTCACGCGATCCTGTGGATTCCATGCGACTGGCGGTGTTCACGGTGTCACCGAACAGACAGTAACGCGGCATTTTTAGACCCACGACGCCAGCGCACACGGGACCTGAGGCGGAGGTAAAAGTGTGTCAATTGTGATCGAGGCGGGTCGTAAATTCTATTGTTGATTTTGCCCCGGACCTACCGGAATGTATACCAATTCGCAGCTGCAGCTTATCGAGGGGCCTGTGCCGAATGCTGAATTGCTTAATGGCGTCTAGGAGGCACAAGGACATGCTGGCAATTTCTCCTGCGTGTTGAATGCCGTTTCGTATCGGCAGCCCACTTACCTGTTAAGAAACGGTTCGTCGGTTACCGCTGAACGTCTACCCGTTTCGCGATTGTATTCGATCCTCGAGTATACTCACCACCATATAAGCGTCCCCGATAGTTTCCACTTTGTATACGTCGTAATTCTCTATCGTCGAGTCGAAGCAGGTGTACAGGTCGTTCAGGAAGTCCACCACCTGAAAACGAAAGCTCACGATACTCGAACGCTCGGTTTTGTTTCGTCGACGATCCGCGTACGGTGTACAACTTTTACCTGCAACGGCGTACTTTCGGCCGACATGGCCGTGAAGCCAACGATGTCACTGAAGTAAATGGTCACGCAGTCGAAACTCTCGGCTTCGACTTTGTGCCCGCGTTTCAGTTGCTCGGCGACGTAGCGCGGCAGCATTTCGTACAGCAGAGCGTCTGTAAAGAGAACATTTCGTGGAACGCGATCGAAAGTCTCGTTTCCgtattcgataataatttcgGTACATCCGCCGACctgttttcttcttctcctcggtCAACTGATCCGTCCGTTCGTCCACCAGGGCCTCGAGATTGTTCGCGTACTTCTCCATCATGGCCATCATGTTGTCGAATATGTTTGGCTTCCTGGAAACCAGCGAACGAATCTCTTCAACGTCTCTAGCCAACCCAGTTGCGTAAGTCCGTCGAAGGATATGCCCGCGAAGCTAATATCAACCGGTATGCGATAAAATCGTAGCGCGCTGCGACCTTCGACGACTCAACGATATATTCCAACGTTCGATTATAGTCGGTACGGAAGCAACCGGTGAAATTGAAAACTCACATGCCCTTTCTCAGCGGTCTCAGTTTGTTCCTTACGATCTTAAAATCTGGACGAGCCTCGGGGTCCTCGGCCCAGCATTCTATCAGACAGTCGTGCACAAAATGGAAACAGTTCTCCAATTGCTCCAACGGGGGTCTGAGATAATCGAAGGAAAACAGAGTCGGTCGACAGGGTGGACAGGATAGGgcgtaaaatttaattatcccCCGTGATCGGCGGATCGCGAGTTTCGATCGTAATACCTGAACGGTTTCAGCTCCGGCTCTCTCGCGATTATTTTCTTCAGTATCTCCGAGTCGGACGATTCCGTGATCCCGAAGGGACCGTGTCTTCCTTGAAGCTCGTACAGGACGATTCCGAAGGAATAAACGTCTCCTCTTTGGTAATCTCGAGCCGTCGGCTCTAGGGTACCCCTCGACCGTAACAATTCGGGCGCCCGATACAGCAAACCTGCAAAAGTTCGCGTCGAGTCTGCTATTGGGATCGGATAGCGGCggcataaatttttcgaaatcggttcgcgttcgttcgcgaatcggTCCGTTTCCCCCGGAAGCGTGTTCCCGTACCGTGGTATCGTTTTATGACGTCGCACGGCTCGCACTCGGCGTCCTTTTTGAACTCGTGGAGTCCAAAATCCGCCAGCTTTACGACCCATCGGGAATCCACCAGACAGTTCGACGTGCTCAGCGAACCGTGATACTTTATGACGGACTCGTGGAGGTAGATCATGCCCTGGAAAAATCGCGAACGCCGTACGTCAGCTCGTATATCGATTTTCGTCAACGTCGGGCATCGACTTCGATCGGGAGCAATCGTTCCACGGGATTCGTCGCGCGTGAAAATATTGGGAAAATTTGTCTACCACGGCCAGGCACGTAAGGAGGAAAGTTCCAGACGTACCGTCGGGAAAGTTTACAACGACCGACGCTCCGTCGAAAGAAAAACTTTCCTCGAAGGGGTTgcgatttcaaaaattgtactcGACCGAGGGTGAAAGAAATTCGCGCGGATCGATGCCCGACGACGTATTCCTTCCCAACGATCTCGTCGCGGGAAGTATCAAATTTCCGATTCGAATCCCTCCGATAACCGGGGGGGCCCTTATCGCGAGCGCGATGGtcgagttcgatcgaacgattttttaTCGAGGCTGCAACCGATACTCGaccaaacgaacgaaacgtttcgagggAACGGTAAGAGGAACCAGCTCCGCGAACGATACGTACTCTGATGATATCGCCGACCAACGACGCCATAAACATATTGTCCAACTTCATGTCCTCGTTTTCCAAGATGTCCtgcgcgaagaaaaaaatgaaatgtacGGGAGAAAATTACGGATGGCCCTCGACGGCCGAGAGTTCTCGGTAAACGAGATCGCGAACCGTTCTCGTGGAGGATTACCTTGAGACTGCCGCGTGCACAGTACTCGACGACGATGCATATGTTCGGGGGATCGGTGCACGCGCCGATGAACGCGTTCAAATTGTCGTGGCGCAAGTCACGCATCTGTGGAAACGATCCTTGAATTCGCGTGTCGCCGAAAAGCGCGGGGTATCCTAATCTCAACGACACCGCCGGTGTTCACGTTACTCACCACCTTcagttctttcttcatttcgcgcGTGATCTCGATCGATTTCTTCCGGACCTTCTTCACGGCGAATATCCGCCCCTTGTAGACGCCTATTTGCGTGTAAATCATGGAATATCGAAAGTCGGCGTCGGGGTTCGAGCTCAGGGAGACCTGGCTGGTCCTGACGATCGGCTGCGTCGTTGTCTGCGCACGGGAAGCATTTTTATTTTAGCACGTTATCGCGGAAGAAAATTGCACTCTCCCTTGCGTAACTCCCGGCACGTAAATAACGCCGAACGCGAGACGCAGAGGAAGAAAATGCGGTAAAAGCTACCGAAGAGAAACACTTCTCGATTAAATATTACGGCTGGAGCTCGATTGGCCGGCTCGATCGGGAAACAGCCCGGATAAATCGAGGCTCGAGGGAAAATAACTACCAAGGTATTTCCTTTACAAAACGAGTTCTTTATTCTTCGAAGATGTATTTCCTTTTATAATATAGTCGGAACGCACAGGTGGAAGGAGAAGGAGCTATTTACGATTAATTTGCTCGTTGGCGAATATCGGAGAATATTCGACCTCGGTGTTCCGGTGGAGACACCACGGTCGATTTCGCATTTAAAGTAATACCGTGGATTCGGAGTCGTGAAATTGATTCCACGTTGCGAAAAAATCGCGGCCGTATCGTTTCCATTTCGATAGGGAATCCTTTGGATCGGAAGTCGGAAAGTTTCGTAGATCGATCGGCTCGAGGGAATCGAGGGGAATAACGGGATCCGGGTTGGTCGGTGCCCGGGATAGAAAAGTACGAACGTCGGTCGAACGGAGCCGAGCATTTACCTTGGAATTGCATTTGGTAGGCGCCTCGTTGACTCCCGCTGACTCGTCTTTCTGCTCTTTGATCTGAATGTCTTTGTAGTTCACCTTCCAGAGCAGAGAATCCAGTTCCTGCTCGTACCTCCAGTTCCTGTACAGCACCAGGACCACCGCCGCGATGatcagtagaaacccgccggctATGCCACCGATTATCTCACCCGTGTGAGCTGAAAGATTTCCGTTAAACGCGAGCGTTTCGGTGGAGTTTCCGCGACCAGGAGCGATCTCTCGCTCCTCggaccgcgaaacgatcgattcgattgttCTCGCGGGACCGAAGCCCGAAGCTGGCTACTCGGAAGATTTGGGTCAGAGATGTTCCGGCTCCGTCCCCTTCTCTTTTTTAATTGTACCCCCTGTTCGATGTTCCGTCTCGGTCGGTTTAAATCGGTCGCGAGCGCAACTCGCGCACGATCCGGTTGCGTAATCCGTAATCGCGGGCGGTTACGTGGCCGGGATACGTATTCGATCTCAattaaaggaaacgaaaaaggtACCGCGGGAAGGGCGAGAGGCGTTCCCCTTTAAGTGATTTACATATGTAAATTTTAAGGTAGCGAGCGGCGATCTTTACGATGTATTTTCGGCGCGATCGGTTCGCGCGGCCTTAAAGGTCCGAGAGAAAGCTGACGAATGGTAATTCGAAGGAGAACCGTCCCTATATCGTTCGCAATTTTCGCGGTGTCGCGTATCATTTTTCGACACGAGTCCGGAACGTGTCCGCCGATCTCGCTCGCGAGTCGCCGGTCACTCGGAACctcacgatcgtttcgcgtgccTCGAACCGCCGGAAGAATCGATCCGTTCGAAAGCAAATGGAACGTTTAAACGATACCGGTGTAATAACTCTCGTCCTCTCGCGGCGACGATACCtcttttcgaacgttcgcgagcGATAATCCGGCTCGCGTATCCTTTCGAAAACcgttctcgatctcgatctcggtctcggtctcggtatcGGTTCGACGATGCTTCGAGCTCGTAGCTCGGACGTAACTCGGTTACACGTTTAGTCGAAATTGTCCTTGCGGTCGAGTCGCGCTACCAGTCGGTGCCTCGGCGTGTCGTGTCGATTACTGTCAGGCTTCGAACTGTGTTGTAATTACGCGTTATTACGAGCAACGTTACACCGAACGATTCGTTTCCGAACGCGGTTCGCGATACGTTTCTCCGAACTTTGATCGAACTCGTCGGAACCTCCCGAGAATCGAGAGCCCtccgagaagagagagagagagagagagagagaaaaaataaagaaaacgtaGCGAACTTGTTGTACGTACAGTCGCATTTTTCACCGTGGTAGCCGCAATGGGGCTCCGCGATCGGCGGCCCGTCTCCGATCCAAGAAATGTCCCTCGTCAAACGTAGTTtctaaaaatcgaagaaaaaaaagaaagaaagaaagaaagaaagaaacgggcgaAGAATTTTAAGGAAAGCCTCGAGGACCGAAAAGGATCGTTCGACGAGCGGTGAACGTCTCTTACGGGGAGATTCGTGCCGTTCTCTTTTCCCACGAAGTACGCTATTGGATATAAACCGTGTCCTTTCGTCGGCCGATTGTCCAACGCGATCAGAGTGTAATTACCTTCCGCATCCCCGTTTTCGTCCATGTAGACCGTGTACCTGGGAAGACAATGTATCTCGTAACACGTTCGAACTCGGTGACGCCTCGCGCGCATTAAACCGATCGTAAATCGCGCGATAGAACGCGAGCGCTCGTTATTTTCCACGtcaattttcaacgtttcccGTTTCCCTTTCTTTCCGTGATTCACCGTTATGGATAATTATCGTCGCTTCTCGGGACGCGACAGCGAACGTTACGTAACCGACTCTCGATGGCATTGGAGCGAGAAAGGTACAGCGTTAACAGGATGTATCGATCATCCTGAGCAAAGAAAGATCGCGTAGGAGCCGCGGCCGCTCCATCGGAATCCGAGAACATGGACACCAGTCCCCGCGATGCGAAAGCCTTAATTATTTTGTAGGGTCAATTATAATTCTAGACGCTTGCGTCACCGGGATAACGATCGTTCCTGCTTTATTGGCGTCACGTATTCCGCGTTGTCTTGTGCGAAGCTTGGCGTTTTCGCGCGTTCGGAACGATGTCGGGTCTGTGATTCCGGTGAATTCTTCTGGAATTATTGTCGACGAAATTGTGCAACGGATAACGATAATATTTGGGTATTTCGCGAGTACCGCGACTTTTTCCAGTTACCTCGCGGAATGTATAAATATCCAACAGAACTCACGGTGCTGAGAGTTGCAACGTTTggttaaatattttcgaaaattgaaaacgacGACGAAGCGCCCATACGTCGCGTAATTGAATCGAAATTCATTAGCGCGCGTACACACGGAGACGGTTGCCGCGAGTAAAAGGTGGTCGCGAGGCTCTTATCGGGGATACGTTCTCCGCGATAAGCCTCGCGTTGGATTTATGGGCATGCAAATCGCGGTAGATAGAAGAAGTTACTTTTCTCGAGAAGCTGTATCGGTGGAAGGATGATACTCGTTAATTGTAGCCAGAAGCGAAACGGAAAAATTACCGATCGATGGATGAACGTTACGGTTTCGTTCGTCGGTTAGCGGGGCAACTCGCATCGGTGGAATTAATCGGAGACAATGTTACGAATCGGGCCGCAACGTCTAGAAACGCATTAACGATCGACGGTTAATCGAAGCATTAGCCGATTGCTCGAAGCCGTCGTCCATCAAAGTTGCTTCGCAGGTTTCGCGACAGCTCCGTCCTGGCGTGAGACGCGTTTCGCGTCACGCGACAGTTTGCGCGCGAGTATCCCGCGCGCTTCACAATTTCCGTTCGAACAGTCGTATCGAGCGCAGCGGTGCAACTTATCGAGCGATAAATCGTTGGGTCTACGGGCCCTATTAATCACCGAGTCGCCGCGACGCTTCCGTGGGAAGACACGGGCATGACGAATCGCCGCGGTTCCGTCTACGTCGACCTCGTTACGCGAACGATAATTACTCGACCGAAAGTACCATCGAGGATCGTCACGATGTAGCTCGTTTTCGGCGTGCATTTTCGCCGCCGGATCACCGACACTGCTTTCGTCCCGCCGGACCGAGAGCGATTTGCGTGTCGTAAAACACGAAGTTAAGAAGCCGATCGATATCCCGTACGTACCCCATAGCGCTGCGATAATTGACGCCGTAAAGAGTCGCCACCATCTCTCGGCCGTTCCGCGGATTCCGACCTTCGTCCAGAGCCTTCAACAACGATCTCTCGTAGAGGTGCACCGCGTCGTAGAGATACGCGGTCTCGGGCACGATCTGCCTTATAACACAAAAAGTAACGATTACGTTCGAAGATCGAACACCGTCGCGTCGActttcgacgtcgtcgtcgtcgtcgtcgtcgtcgaagatTCGAAATTCCGATGGAAAGATCAGATCGGTGGTAAAATATTTCCCTGAAAATTCTCCCGTCCGATGGAAATCGTTTTCGTGGACGAGTCTTGGTAAAAATTTCGCTCGTGAGCGATTGTAATAGTCACCTGAACGATTCCACCGACGTTCGCGAGAGGATTGGTGAAGTTGAACGGTGGCCTCTGTCTGTACTCGTTCACCAGTCGCGTAAAGTTTCTCGAGTAGATCTGCGCGGACGCTACCACGCTGAAGTAGCTTCGGTACGCTTTCAAGATGGAAGAGTTCGTTTTCTTCTGCCACAAACCCCGAAAATATTTGTCCGGTCGTTTATCGTCGTACTGCTCGATATCGACGCCGAGCACCCAGTATTCCCCTGCGACACCAATTCACGGGATGTTCCTTCGCTTGGAGAAACGTGGGCGATCGTTGGATCGGTGGGTTCCTCGAGAAACAGGACGCTCGAACGTTCGCTTTATTTTCGCCGACGCGGAGGAACTTTTCGGTATTCTCCTTTGGAACCGTGTCAAAATTATGTTCGAAATACTTTTCCCTATGGTCGAAAACAGAGGAGGCGATCGAGCGTCCCGTAGCCACCGGGACGTCTACAGTTCGGCTAAGGTTTCTCGATTGCTGCGAGCCAAGTGGCAAGGGGATTTTATCGCGATTCGATCTAGGGTGACCATACGGAGCGTTTCGCGGGACAATCGATAAACTTTTCCGGTCCGTTCGACCGCGTTCTTCCGGCCCGAAACTGTCGCGTACACCGTGAGTCTATTTCCATCGGTTAACGAGTTACGCCGAAAATAAGATTCGCTtcgcgtccgtttctttctcgtcgcaACGTTTGGTCTTTAAAGTTCAAAgatatcgttcgaatcgattcgttgcGTACGAGCTCGTCTCGATAACGGTCAGAGATCGACCCACGGTGTACGCGACTCTCTCGGTTCGGAACGATCCGGGGAAGATGCTGGGCAAAGATCGTCGGTTGCCGCGCGGGTCACCCGGTACGAGATTACGACTAGCGACACTGCTCTCCAAGTATATGTACCTGATCACGTTACAGCGGATTTATACCTTTTTCCAATAGCTTCCTTTCGTCCAGAGCCATCAAGAGACCCATGTGCTCGTAATAATTCCCTAGAATCACGTAAACTGAAACAAACGCGGTGTTCACGAGCCGATTAATCCCTCGGATTCTTTTCGTCCCTTCGGTCGAATCTCCTTTCGGTATCTTAATCGTTCGAAGCGGGTCATCGGGACTATTTTTAGAAACCGAATAAACACAAATAGACGGTCCGACCGACGAGGCAAAATTATGGGCCGTATCTATTCACGACGCGAGATTCCCGCAATTGTCGTATGCGGGTAATCGTTCCCGCGGACGCGGTACAAGCCGATCGTTGGCGAAAGAACGAAAATGCGGGTAGCCTATTTTCCCGAACGATCACGGGGAGCGGGATTTTTCGGGACAAGTGCTCCCGTagcttcgcgatcgtttcgccgtTATCGCGAACCTCCTCGTAAATTACAAAAGGAGGTTAACCGATGAGGTtcgacgaagagggaaacgggtCGCGGGCCTTCGCGAGTCGCTTAAATCCGTTTACTCGATTACTCACTCCGTGTCTCCCGGTACGTCTCGGTAACGTGCCCGTGGAAAGGATTGGTCATGTGAGTGACGTGATACGGCTCTTCCCAGCATCGGAGGAAGTTCACGGTGACGCCCGCCGCCTCGAACGACGACAGTATGGTCTTCGCGATCGTCGACATCTTGTTGAACTCGAACAGGGTCGAGTTCATGTACATGAACGTCACCTGAAACATATCCGCGCGAGCTAGCGACGATCGTGATCCCAGTTTCGGAGCGTCTCTGCTCAAATTCCGACAACGTTCGTCTCGCGGTTCGAGAGCACCGCCGCGAACTCGAGTCGTTCGAGGATCCTCCGAAGGTTTAGACGATTCTTTTACTCACTTTGGTCCAGTTGAACGCCATCAACACGGAAACGACCGACTTGGATATCTGCGTGTCCGGTGGCCTGGTCCTCGCGAACGTGGGGAACTCCTTTTTGTCGGAGGACTCGCGATGCGTGCAGAACTGGAACAAACAGATCGGACGCGGAAGAATGAAAA is a genomic window containing:
- the LOC143154847 gene encoding guanylate cyclase 32E, which encodes MLLANVERACLLLTAIHVLLDKGAVAETFTLGYITGSKRRPGDLEYQRPGYRISGAISLAVEEINAGELGRRGHKLDFLVAETYGEEETSILMTADLWTRNISAYIGPQETCIHEGRMAAAFNLPMISYFCTHRESSDKKEFPTFARTRPPDTQISKSVVSVLMAFNWTKVTFMYMNSTLFEFNKMSTIAKTILSSFEAAGVTVNFLRCWEEPYHVTHMTNPFHGHVTETYRETRIYVILGNYYEHMGLLMALDERKLLEKGEYWVLGVDIEQYDDKRPDKYFRGLWQKKTNSSILKAYRSYFSVVASAQIYSRNFTRLVNEYRQRPPFNFTNPLANVGGIVQIVPETAYLYDAVHLYERSLLKALDEGRNPRNGREMVATLYGVNYRSAMGYTVYMDENGDAEGNYTLIALDNRPTKGHGLYPIAYFVGKENGTNLPKLRLTRDISWIGDGPPIAEPHCGYHGEKCDSHTGEIIGGIAGGFLLIIAAVVLVLYRNWRYEQELDSLLWKVNYKDIQIKEQKDESAGVNEAPTKCNSKTTTQPIVRTSQVSLSSNPDADFRYSMIYTQIGVYKGRIFAVKKVRKKSIEITREMKKELKVMRDLRHDNLNAFIGACTDPPNICIVVEYCARGSLKDILENEDMKLDNMFMASLVGDIIRGMIYLHESVIKYHGSLSTSNCLVDSRWVVKLADFGLHEFKKDAECEPCDVIKRYHGLLYRAPELLRSRGTLEPTARDYQRGDVYSFGIVLYELQGRHGPFGITESSDSEILKKIIAREPELKPFRPPLEQLENCFHFVHDCLIECWAEDPEARPDFKIVRNKLRPLRKGMKPNIFDNMMAMMEKYANNLEALVDERTDQLTEEKKKTDALLYEMLPRYVAEQLKRGHKVEAESFDCVTIYFSDIVGFTAMSAESTPLQVVDFLNDLYTCFDSTIENYDVYKVETIGDAYMVVSGLPIRNGIQHAGEIASMSLCLLDAIKQFSIRHRPLDKLQLRIGIHSGPVCAGVVGLKMPRYCLFGDTVNTASRMESTGSPLKIHCSSETKELLDQLTGFSLGERGMISMKGKGERLTYWLIGEDPILREERNVQRESRRSGCSKRNSTANNPLIPRSSLKNKSLVRSTFMRCSSESPKRLRFASSDHLDQKCSRANSQLEAIVDNSPCKPKLSCASRPLCTESWRSSSNSCPCVEKLFDQETQIDAKDLALQRLRSEAMNARNTWTIGNECYFSRAGNKSFRLGSAGFAQTSCRSAPSSPKHGSLILNCQKRAAQSNEEIDGWDATAPLIYYPGGRLD